The Gymnogyps californianus isolate 813 unplaced genomic scaffold, ASM1813914v2 HiC_scaffold_49, whole genome shotgun sequence DNA segment CTCCTCCAGAACCCCGATcgttttttctctttctttcagagtCAGTTTTGTTGCTTGAAGATTTGTTTGCTCAGCTTCgtgcttttcctcctgttccttgCATGCCTCACATTGCTTTCTAAGGGATAcaatttcttgctctttttcctttagtgCCCCTTCAAGACGTTGCAggatttccttctgctgttgagagTCTTGTTCTTGTTTTTGGAAGGTCTCAATCAGTTCCTTCTGAGATTCAATCatgaaatccttttctttcagtattgcCGTAGTGTATTCTAAGTCTCTGTGTAAGACACTCATCcgttcttctgttttttcctcatagcTCCGTGTTTGTTGCTTTTGGACGTCCAGGAGcctgtccttttctttcaaggCTTCGAAGGTCTGCTCCAGTTGGTGCCGGACAGTCCTTAACTGCATTGCCATGCCTTCTTCAGCTTCctggatttgcttttgttggGACTCAAGCTCTTGATCTTTTTTAGATAAAGCAAGCGTCATCTTTTCTACTTTACCATGAAGCTCTTGCAGGTAGCCCTCTTGCTCTTCCTTGTACTGCTGCAAGAGGCTTAACTGATCCCTTTGAGACTCACACTCACTCTCTCTGTCCTTAAGAGCTGCCCTCAGGTGTTCAAGGCTTGCGTGCAGAGATTTCACCTGTTCCCTCTCCATTTCCAGGTCTTGGATCTGCTGAGTCAGAGACATAAGCTCcaagtttttctccttcaagtTTCCTTTCATATGATCAAGATCCACCTGCAGATTTCTCACTTGGGATGCACCGTGTTGTTCTAGAATCATTATTTTCCCCTCCTGGAATTTGatctcctgctctctctcctccagctccttgctcatcTTGCTGACAGCAGTCCTCTGCATTTCtcgctgcttctccagctccgCTATCAGTTCTTGCTGGGATCTGATCTCCTGGTCTCTCTCTTCCAGgtctttgctcattttgctgacagcaatcctttgttcttcttgctgcttctccagctcctgtaTCTGTTCTTGCTGGGATTCAATCTTctggtttttctctcttacGTCCTTAATAACCTGATCCAGAGcagttttgtgcatttctttctgctcttccagcactCTCATCTGTTCCTGGTACACCttcatttctccctccctctctgacAGGATGGCAGTCACATGAGTGAGATTCTCCTGCAaagcttttccctgtgctgcctctttctgGAGCACCTGGATTTTCTCCCGCTGCATTTCCagttcctcatttttaatttttaggagAGACACTGTGGTGTGGAGTTCTTGTTCAAGGGAGTGATGCCTATCTGTTGCTGTAGTCGCTCGGGTCTCAGAGGCTGTGACCGACTCCTGAAGAAGTTTTATCTCCCATACCAGTTCTTCTTTAAGTGCTTGCAGTCTGTCCCgttcctgctgcaaaacagggaggaaaagattCAGTAATGCCGTCTGTGTATGTTTGCTTTTCGTACTCGATTGGAACTCCTGCTCCAGTGGCAGCCAAGTGctgcccccctctccctgcctctcggGATGTTGCAGACCTTTCCCGCGCCACCCTTTAGGCTGCGTCTTTCCCAGCTGACTCAGCCAGTCccaccttcctttctgcccttctctgaaCCTCTTCTAGCTCTAGTGTGTTCTTTTGGGGAGGAGCTCCCAGAACTGCAGCCAAGATTTAAAGCCCAGACTAAGCATGATTTAGGCAGTGGCATGATGCTGTTCTCTCTGctagggaggaagggaagagagaaccACCCCAACatttgatttcccttttttgggggtgctggggttTTTCTGGACCTCTCCTGTGTAGAGTTTTCAGGGTACCATCCTCTAGAACCCCACTGTGCCCTCTGGAAGGAGTAATGGTCAGATCACAGTCTCTCattcagtgtttgaaatcaGGACTAGTTTTCCCCTTGCTGGCACACATATTTAGCCGAATCAGCACTTTGGTTTCTCAAATGTCTGTATTTATTCCCCCCGCTGTCTGCTCTCAGATGGGCAACGTTGAACAGCTCTCCATCATTAGCAAACTTTGTCTTCTCACCCCTTTTTCCAGATCCAGATatttagaaatctaaatatGGATTTGGACACAAATAATTGCCCAAGCTATGCAATGTAAATAGAGACaagtttgaaaattactttgactAAAGCTTCGAGGGCAGAAATCTTCAGAattgaggaaaataaacaccCTGAATCATCACGGAGTTTTCTATGACTACGGCATCTTCCCTTACTTATTCAGAACAATGCAATTGGAAAGgttaaaccaaaaaacaaccactcTGTATCTTCTCAGATTTGGACTGAACCTGTACGAGACCACCCAAAATCAGCTCTCCACTGGAAGAAGTTGCTCCTTAGAATTATTAGCAGAAGGCCAAAAAACATGTAAGAAATGGCCCTTCACGGCATCTGCCAGCCTCACCAGGAcatcctttctttgcttctcagtgcTCTCGAGTCTCCTTTCCAAAGACGCCACCTCTTGATGTagagtcacagcctccttcttTAGAGGCTCTTCAGAGGCTGCTAGCTGAGATGTCAACTCTTCCACCTCaagtaaaacataaacaaaGCAGTCAAAGACTACAGCTTGTCACTGTCAGCCATAGTGTATActgtgaggaaagggaaagaagttgtTGAAATTCCACCCTAGCACGAGAGTACCAGATTCACAATGGATGCAGCCgacttgtttaaaaatctcagtgggTCACCATGGTCATCTGAAAAACCACCTTAAAAACCAAGGCTAGCAGTAACAAGACCAGCAGAAATCCATGCTGATGATTGCTGGCAAACAGGCAAAAGCACTAGGCCATCTGTCCAGGGCGGCAGCTGAGATTCAGCTGGCCTGTAAGtctccttcagagcagctgagatGGAGACCACAGTATGGTGGCAGTCCGAGGGATCACCCCatcagcctgctgctctgccacggAAAGGCACGACGTGGAGAGACGGCCTGTTTGATGACTGGAGTAGCTATTGCTGTTGCAGTCACCTGGTTTTGTAGAGCATCCCGCTGCTGAAGGAGGATATTCATTTCCTCTTTGACGGTTTGGATTTCTCCCTTGTGCCTCTTCTCCACTGCCTCGGTCTTGCTCTGagtttcctgcagctctgcttgcagctctgCCGTGATGTTCTGTAAACACAAATGGAGAGCAGGCTACTGGGACCTGCCATCAGGcccagctttttcctctttctgtctcaAAATCACATTCATTCAGccacttctttctgctttgctacccagctctgcttccactgTAACCCTGCCTTCCTGTTGCGGATCTCTGGAGCTTCCCAGGCTCTGTGCTTTCAGTGCCTGCAGTAGTCCTTGCCTCCTCAGTCCCAGGACTTATGTTTTATGTCCTGGGTACTGCCCTTCACTCTGTTACCTGgcgctctcagcctctcccgCAGCTTACGTCCAGTTGCCAACGGCCCGTTCCTTCAACCTACCCTACTAGTCAGACTTACCTGCCCGTTCTCTCGCTGCTCTTCCAcctcctgcctcagctgctggagctgctggcaggcttCTCTCAGCTCTCCCTGAGTTTGGAGCAGCGTCTCTAATAAAGCATCCTTCTCACGCTCCTTTTCTAGCAGGAcctgcacagaaataaagagaagacGGGTTCAAACTTCCCACGCAGAATTTGTGCGGCAAGACTCAAAGACTGACGGGCTCACACGTTCTCAAAGCCCTATGCTGCTGGGCTCCTAGGTCATTATCTGCCCACTTGGAGGCACAGATTCCTAAGGGAGACTGGCACTATAAACATGGTCCATCCACGGTCCCTCTGGGATTGAATCTCCAACAAACTCCTGGCCATCTAACAGGAAAATGTGTGGCATTTCTCCAGTGTCTTGCCTTGCTGGTGAGGGTATCTCTCGTctcctgctgtgccctgtgTGTCTTTCAATAGCGACTTTTGCACCTAGTTAGCAGCCCGATATCCAGCCACCTCCCACAGCTCTCTCCTTGCTGCGCAGGTGGCTTCCTTTTTGAGCTCACCCCTTGTGAGACACAGTTATGGTGTTCACGTTCTCTTCAGGCCGGCAAGGCGCTTCCTGCCTTTCTTAAACCTACCCTCTGGTAGCCTCTCGCATTAGAGGCCCTGTCCCTCGTGGCACAAAGCTCTCATGGTTGCTAAGGCATCACTCCTGTTCACAAAGGGGCAGCTGAGAGACACTTCTACCCAGACGGACAGTGTCCAGAGAAGCACTGCCAATAAGGAGCCCAGAAGAGTAAAAACACCACACAAATTCTGCCTTCACAGTCTTTACCTCTTGCTTGGCATTTTCGACTCTGGTTCGTTCCTCCTCTTGTTGAGCCTGCACGGTAGCAACTTCCTGCTTCACATCAAACAGCTTCTTCTCGTGctccctttctgtctctgccttctccttttcccattgcTCCAGCATCTCCTGGACCTCTGAATGGTGCCCTTCCCGCTCGCTTGCCTgatgaggggaggaaaagacTTCAAGATAAAGTCCCAGCCAAGCTCCTCAAAACAAAGGGGAAGCTTCATCCCTCCCACAACCCCTCACCAGAACAGCGCACCGTAATGGCTTTGTGCCCTCCATCAACCACATCCTATCGAGGAACTTAAAAGGAGGGTCagcaggtggaagaaaaggagacgTCACCTTCCCCTCTCTGATGCCTGCCTGTTTCCCAACACCTCTCGCCTCgggatttctctctgttctcagagtctctgttttcaaagctcaACTCCATTCTCATCAATGAACAGATGCTGAGGGACTGCAGGGTGAGCAAGAGGCCAGTACCCCGATGCCCTAGTCACAAGACAGGCCACGAACTGAAGTACCAGGGACAAGGGCCCTGTTCCATACGCTTCTAGCCCAAAGCTAATGCCTCTGTCAACCGcggaaggacagacagaaaggaacaaagttcccgtgcctgcagctggcaggaatGTCAGGAGTCCGCTTCACGGTAGACAGGAGTCCGGTAAGCTCCTGCCCCTTTGCTGCCATGCTTTGGGTGGGGACCACCCAACCTTCTGCTGAACTCGTCTTAGGCCCACCCTGAATCTGGGGCTGCAGTTACTGTCCCAGCAGAGTCCTGTGGGTGTTCACGTGCCTTCAAGTAGGAGCCattggctctgctgcctggcctAGCAACGTGTGGCCTATGACAGATGACTGCTGCCATTTCACACGCTCAGGCTATTCTTCTTCTCAAGCCAGCCCACAAACCTTGCTCAAAGAATTCAAAAGCGTATCGTTTCCTACCAGGTCTTGCAGGAGCTTGCTTATTTCCACTTCATGCTCAGCTTGCCGGAGTCTGAGGGTGTTGTCATACTGCCGTTCTGTCTGCAAGAGCCGTTCTGCCATGTTTTCCCGTTCCTGCCTCATCAGAGTCCTCTCCGCTTCCAGCTCACACTGAAGGCACTTCACTTCCCCTGCAAACACGACAAATGGCAAGATTCAGTGCCTGCCCAAACAGTGGTTCTGACTTTACTGACCTTAAGccatttgaatttcagtgtagGAGGGATCTGTCTCCAGCTCCTTCACTCCTCAGAAGCACTGCAGACAGAGAGCTATTTTTATACCATCTCCCCTAGGCAGGGGGAgcaccagaaacaaagcaatgagCCTTTCACCTTGGATCACCTCCTTGGCCTGCGTGACGGTGTGAAGTTGGACTTCAAGCTGACTCCTGGCGATCTCCAGCTGAGATAAGCGCTGCTGAGCCTCAAACAGGCTGGATTCCAGGGTCTCCTTCGCCGACCTGCAAGTTACAAATACGGAGAGAAAGGAGTTTCTTGCTCCTGACACCCACAGGGAGTTACTCCAGTAAGAAGTGGTTCGAGATCCCTACCCCTGAGTACGGAAAATGGGTTCTGTGGAAACTTGTATACAGAAAGCGTATTTCTGCCATTTAAAATGGCAATGCAGGCTCCTCCGAGGGAATGCCCAGGCTTTACTTACGACCTAGCATAACACAGAAAGCCCTACCTCAATGCAGAGCCAAGGTACCAGCTATTGAGGAATTATCTTGGCTTGCTTTGGACTTCACGCAGGAATGGGCAAGGGGGCAGAAACAGGAGCCCAAGGCTCAGGAGAGCTTTGCTAGCTTGAGctgccagaaaaataacattcaaatCATGCTAcactggtttggggttttgctgCTCGAGATTCCTCCATTTTCTGTCCACGGCAGGTgaaaacagctggaaagcaCGCCGGCTGCAGTAAATCCTCGTGTAATGATTGCCACCTTTATAATTACAGACACTAAATCATGTCCTGCCTAGGGTCTCCTCCCCGCCTTTACCtggcctctgccagctgctctgaaaggcCTTGTCTGTCCCGCTCCACGGCTGCCAGTCGCACCTCTAGGGCAGCCTTCTCGTGCACCAGCAATTCCTTCTCCTTGCACACCTTGGCCAGCGCATGCCCTTGGCGAGAGGACTCCTGGCGCAGCTGCTCCAGACCACTGCTAGCCGACTCTTGCTGGCGGTAAACCTGGAAGCGGGACAAAACACAGTTGGAGTCCTTTCTCTGGAGTCCTGGGCAGAGCCGGCCAGTGCCGCTTCTGAatcagctggaggagaaagagctcCTGGACGTTGGGCTGCAAGGTTAAGAGCATCTGCTGTATACCGCACTCATACCCTGGGCTGCCAAAAGGCACTGGCACTGTTCACTTGGAAGTGATGTGTAAGGCCCTCCTGGGTTGCCTGGGACCAGACAGCTCCCTCCGGGCAAACGTACATACCCCACACTAcctgttttcatgcaaaaataccGCATCTtccagaactgccaccttgcaAACTACAATTCTATCCGAATCTATGCCAGTGACGGACAACTTCAGCAAAGTTTGAGCAAAAGCAACTTTGCTCgctgaagaaagtgaaaatacacGTGGTTTCTCctcctaggaaaaaaaccccaacccatcAAAGCGTCACCTACTGCAGTGTGTAAAGCAGTTGGATGCAATGAGGTGATGCTTGGCAGGGCAACGGCCCCTGGGGCGAGCAGTGTCATTTAGTGATTTCGGAATGTCTGGCTGATGTGGCCAAAGAGATGGCAGACTCTGTTTGTACAGCAGTTCATGTCAACCATACCGTTTACGCGTCTTGCACAAAGAAGTTGTCTAATATACCTCGCCGGTATTCAAGCTCGAAGATGAACCCtgattttttagctttttttctcagtctaACACCTCTGCTCTGTAGTTGCCAAACATACCACGGACTCCAAAACTAAGACTGTCTAACAGAGAACAGACCATCAGAAACAACCAATTCTCCTCTCAAAGTTATCCCCTAATACCCAGGATTGCACATTATGGAACTGACATTTGAACGATGACAAACTCCCTAGTCTCCTCCAGTGACACGATTCTCCCAAGCTCTTTTTCCCGGGTCCTGAAATCAGTTAGTCCAGAGAAAACAGTCCTGTGCCATCCCctatttctcatcttcttcctcaaagCCTAAAGAGGCTCCAGCAATTCAAAGCTGCGTGTGtgtcttaaaatacaatttcaacaATTTCAAGGTGTCATTCCCATTCTTGGCAGGACGGGACAGCAGACATTGACTTGCAGCTTTGTCCCGCTCTCTAGGCTCgaacaaatgcagctttgaaAGCTGCAGACTTCACAACAAGAAGCATAAATAGAAacaggcagccccggggcttTTTGCCTCAGAAAAAGGGTGAAGAGCTATGCCGTTTGCTTCTTTTGCCACACGTGAGAGTAGTAGTCTTACTCAGCTTCATGGACACAATCATCTCCCTGCAGCTtctcaaaagccaaaaaagaggccagcacagccagggggATTAAAGTAACCTGTAGAAGCAGAGGACAACTCCGAGAACTGCAGAACTTCTCTGCAAGCCAGCAACACGCTTCCAAAAGGAAGTAAACAAAGCCTTCCGACCTCCAGCACTACCAAGCGTCTCCTTCACAGAAACCCCGCAGAAGCCAACAGATACAGCTTCACTGAGCCAAGCAGCCCAAAGCCCACCCAGAAAGCACCCGCTTTTTGGGCTCACCTGACTGAGCTTCTCTTGggtttctgccttctcctctgccacTCTCCTCAGCTCtacctgcagcccctcctggtgctcctctgccttcttcagcagctgctccaggtggGCTTTCTCTGCGCTGAGCTCTTCATTTGTTCGTTCACACAAGGtcagcttctcctgctcagAGATCTTTGCTCTCTCCACCTCGTCCACTTTGCCTGACAGAGCTTCATTCTCTTGCTCCAGCTACactcacagaagcacagaggaaataagATACAGTCAGATTGACTCTGTAGGAGGTTTGGcttggacagaaaaaggaacaacattTCCATATTCAGACAGTCCTACTGTCGGAAGGCAAGGAgtctgaaaagaagcagcagcagcagctggagacgAACCCTTGGCAAGATCTttggcagctctgctcaccTGCAGCACAAGTTTGCTCAGTTGCACTTTATCCAGTGCAAGGGCTTCATTCATACTGCTCATCTTCGCTGTTGCAACACGGAGATCAGCTGCTTCAGCACTCAGCTTATTCTGAGCCCCTGTCAACTCTGctactgcctgctctgcctggagagacaaaagaacaacatgagaacaaagacaggaaaatccCTGACTTGAAGCAGCCACTCCAGATCCCCTTTTGTGTCTCTGACACACTCCCAGTTCCGTGTTCCCAATAAGCACGCGGGCACTAACTACACCAAAGAGCCTGTGTGGTCTCATCACCGTTTTCCAAGAAGGAGAACAACATTGTCCCTGTCTTCTACTGCCAGAGACAGCATCAGTGGTGGTCTTGCTATCACAACTGCCTCTCCCGCAAGTGCTGCCTCGGAATAAGGTGACCATACCTTTTCCAGTGCCATGGTAAGCTGATGTTTCTCTTGCTTCAGCAGATCCCTCTGAAGGTGCGATTTCTCCAGTGTCTCTCTTGCGTCTACCAACTCACTCTGTAATAAtgcatgttttccttcaagtgCAGCTAAGTCCTTCAGTCTACGAGAGGGCAAAAGACCAACAAGTTTTTGATgtaaaatattctcatttccaaaaccaAGAGTACATACTATGTCCCAGATATGGCAGTTTGAATGATTTCCAACAGCTTTCTATTTACACCTAAAGAATGCTGGAATTGCATGACTAGAGCTGCATCACTCTTTGTCATTGCTGTAGGTGAAACATTCGTCActgagaaagtaaaacaagCTTCCAGAAATCGCAGAACACTTCCAAGAAGTTCAGGTGCTCTCAACAGCTCCCTGCCCAtagttctctctctcctttttgatACATTGGATACAAGACTTTCCAAAGTTCTTCTTTGGGTAAGACAGAATTTTTAAGTCCGGACTAATATTCCCACAATTACTCTTGCCTTCAGCAGTGAAACGATGAAAGAGCCTACAATCTATTTGGGGAGGAGATGTGTATGAATTTCCAATCCAATTATCATAGGATCACAGGATTAttcaggctggcagggaccacAGGAGGCCTCTAGCCCGATCTTCAGCTCAaagcagctggggtcagctaTGGCATCAGTCCAGGTTGCTCAAGGCTCTATCCAGTTGGGCCTTCCAAATTTCCAGGGACGGAatctgcacaacctctctgagcaacctgttctgCTGCATGGTTGCCTTCACAGTTCAATTTTTTGTTCTCCTTAAATCCACtctgaacctctcttgtttcagcttATGCCTGTCATCAGCTACTCTGGTCAGGgctggaatgatttttttaaagggtcaTAAAGAAGGTACAAGGAGGCAGCTATGCTGTATGTCAGCAGGTAGCCAGGCCTGCCCATGTGCTCCCTTCACCCTTCTATGCTACAAATGATGAgcatgcaaaattaattcttttatgGTGGGCCTCCTCAAGTCCAGCAATGCCCACCCCTGCCCAGAGAAAGCTTTAACGCTCACAGGAGCTCCTGGTCACGACGCACTCTCTCCATCGTCTGTTGCTGCTCCACCTTTTCCCCCTGGGCTGAATcttccttcagctgcagttcagtGTTACTTTGACGCAGACGCGAGGCTTCTCGCTCTGTTACTTCAAGCTGttgctgtagctcttccctGGTTTTCTCGAGGTTTGCACAGTCACTGCAAAGACAAGGCTCAGTTACAAGAGTGAAGAGGCCTGAAGAATCACGGAACCCATTTTCATCATTCCAGGATGGAGTTGCGGGAAGCACAGCAAGGAAGAACTTGCTCTTCCCCTCACAAGGTAactgaagagggaaggagaaaggaaggcaggcTTTTGCCTTCATTCAGTGAGAAGCAGTGGCTAGGAAAGGGCACCCAAAGAACACAATTCGGAGAAGCAGCATGTCGAGAGGGAGGCATCTTGTATTCCAGCATTACTCTGAATCTCCAAGACAGCCTTAGGATTCACAGTAGAGCATGAAGAGCAGTGACAGGAGGATGCTAAAGTGCCAGAGGCATGCATGTGGTAGGGCAGGCGAGTTCTTTCCCCGTAACACCTCTGAACTCCCAGAACTGGAAGCGCATTGCCTCTAGAacgcaggaggaggaggaaacactCACCTTCTGAGTGCTTCTACCAGAGACTGGAGGTGCTGCCGGTGGCTGCTGGACGTCTTGCATTCCTCCTCCACTTGCTCAAGCCTTTGCTGCAGCTTCCTGcacttctcttcctgctgtctgtgctggTGCAGCAGAAAATTGATAGTGTCCTGCCTGGCAGAAAGCTCTTCTTTTAGGGCCTGCAAGGAATAGGCAGGGAAAGAGCACAAACAAGCAGTAAGGAGCAGGGAAGGTGGCTCCAGGtagctgggagaagcagcaagcagagagacagctcaCCTGAAGGCAAAAGCTGTGATGAGGGGGTGGAGatcaaggagagaaaagcagtagaACACACAGCTGGTGAGACTGGCAAGGCAATATGGTACCAAGAGTGGGAAGGCTAGAAAGAAACTGGCTAAGTAAATGGAAAGGTTTCAAGCTAAGTGAGGTATTAGCAGCTGACCCCGTGGCCAGTGgtgaagacaaacagaaattctCACCTGTGTTGCTCCTCGCCTCCTTGCCAGTGCTTCCTGAACCAA contains these protein-coding regions:
- the LOC127028918 gene encoding centrosome-associated protein CEP250-like isoform X3; the encoded protein is MAARSQASLRRRLQSSQEAQHRQAVLVRKLQAKVLQYRTWCRELEQQLEAGGGSLPGRREATEDHSLKKALLQLEEEQQRCENLAEVNTLLREQLGKANEVNSALKEDVGKLTADWMRAREELELTESEWCGERELYDSCLRGEHSRLLSLWRQVVTFRRHFLEMKTATDRDLSELKAEQLRLSGSILVSCSRLNSGVRLWESVSLGRPVLKDEAQQEAEEEMSQKTWEAMHLQVKGDLEKKELQERVMELSALLVQSQKQNEEKEKAMKTLNDTVEILEASRLEKEYEASWTKSAKEENLSLQKLIKDITEVVLDDSGSTVSIICTDSSQHAVSSNILSCLSSVDAEHAFVLVQEALARRRGATQALKEELSARQDTINFLLHQHRQQEEKCRKLQQRLEQVEEECKTSSSHRQHLQSLVEALRSDCANLEKTREELQQQLEVTEREASRLRQSNTELQLKEDSAQGEKVEQQQTMERVRRDQELLLKDLAALEGKHALLQSELVDARETLEKSHLQRDLLKQEKHQLTMALEKAEQAVAELTGAQNKLSAEAADLRVATAKMSSMNEALALDKVQLSKLVLQLEQENEALSGKVDEVERAKISEQEKLTLCERTNEELSAEKAHLEQLLKKAEEHQEGLQVELRRVAEEKAETQEKLSQVYRQQESASSGLEQLRQESSRQGHALAKVCKEKELLVHEKAALEVRLAAVERDRQGLSEQLAEARSAKETLESSLFEAQQRLSQLEIARSQLEVQLHTVTQAKEVIQGEVKCLQCELEAERTLMRQERENMAERLLQTERQYDNTLRLRQAEHEVEISKLLQDLASEREGHHSEVQEMLEQWEKEKAETEREHEKKLFDVKQEVATVQAQQEEERTRVENAKQEVLLEKEREKDALLETLLQTQGELREACQQLQQLRQEVEEQRENGQNITAELQAELQETQSKTEAVEKRHKGEIQTVKEEMNILLQQRDALQNQVEELTSQLAASEEPLKKEAVTLHQEVASLERRLESTEKQRKDVLERDRLQALKEELVWEIKLLQESVTASETRATTATDRHHSLEQELHTTVSLLKIKNEELEMQREKIQVLQKEAAQGKALQENLTHVTAILSEREGEMKVYQEQMRVLEEQKEMHKTALDQVIKDVREKNQKIESQQEQIQELEKQQEEQRIAVSKMSKDLEERDQEIRSQQELIAELEKQREMQRTAVSKMSKELEEREQEIKFQEGKIMILEQHGASQVRNLQVDLDHMKGNLKEKNLELMSLTQQIQDLEMEREQVKSLHASLEHLRAALKDRESECESQRDQLSLLQQYKEEQEGYLQELHGKVEKMTLALSKKDQELESQQKQIQEAEEGMAMQLRTVRHQLEQTFEALKEKDRLLDVQKQQTRSYEEKTEERMSVLHRDLEYTTAILKEKDFMIESQKELIETFQKQEQDSQQQKEILQRLEGALKEKEQEIVSLRKQCEACKEQEEKHEAEQTNLQATKLTLKEREKTIGVLEEAISKLQQQKEEAAMQTKAILQKLEHAASSLEARDQEIVSLQEHVQDLRGQKELEGKQAKSLEQDLDKMSQVLKENHLEFLRQTEQMNMFRLREESMTVALTSCQKQVNLLEEVVRKREEDNETLMQQLQRQEEELKTLQNLQLRLTKKNEEVRHQREQEKLLEAALHEREQETKAQGEQEELDEERRALREDLRHVQQTLTKRDEEIKYQRDRVGYLEKTLAGREQELRRQSELLKQITSALRWKDGGETLQKQIQKLRKWEEEEAEKRRVLQERDRLLQRQKELTQQLEDERKAKGEELERAIAILKQTESGEMEWKEKAQALTLALTKSEMANGTLREEVAVLQSMVSERDTDRFHHQQATAEGEQLSWLSEKRLLSQRLEHLQRAVARLEVEKTELKQLNAELRRTLEQVERERRRLKRYCSGRSLPDACGFSLSDQHKVPASRQESSHTRCSRRLAELQNQVRRRKALITSCWGCTHGHNSARCYSPRLVWLSGSEYTRRWKYPVRPICWPWPNTVIHLGLVSGLPKGGRGIGGNAENWNSPEKREYSKAVPLESHSPG
- the LOC127028918 gene encoding centrosome-associated protein CEP250-like isoform X2 → MAARSQASLRRRLQSSQEAQHRQAVLVRKLQAKVLQYRTWCRELEQQLEAGGGSLPGRREATEDHSLKKALLQLEEEQQRCENLAEVNTLLREQLGKANEVNSALKEDVGKLTADWMRAREELELTESEWCGERELYDSCLRGEHSRLLSLWRQVVTFRRHFLEMKTATDRDLSELKAEQLRLSGSILVSCSRLNSGVRLWESVSLGRPVLKDEAQQEAEEEMSQKTWEAMHLQVKGDLEKKELQERVMELSALLVQSQKQNEEKEKAMKTLNDTVEILEASRLEKEYEASWTKSAKEENLSLQKLIKDITEVVLDDSGSTVSIICTDSSQHAVSSNILSCLSSVDAEHAFVLVQEALARRRGATQALKEELSARQDTINFLLHQHRQQEEKCRKLQQRLEQVEEECKTSSSHRQHLQSLVEALRSDCANLEKTREELQQQLEVTEREASRLRQSNTELQLKEDSAQGEKVEQQQTMERVRRDQELLLKDLAALEGKHALLQSELVDARETLEKSHLQRDLLKQEKHQLTMALEKAEQAVAELTGAQNKLSAEAADLRVATAKMSSMNEALALDKVQLSKLVLQLEQENEALSGKVDEVERAKISEQEKLTLCERTNEELSAEKAHLEQLLKKAEEHQEGLQVELRRVAEEKAETQEKLSQVYRQQESASSGLEQLRQESSRQGHALAKVCKEKELLVHEKAALEVRLAAVERDRQGLSEQLAEARSAKETLESSLFEAQQRLSQLEIARSQLEVQLHTVTQAKEVIQGEVKCLQCELEAERTLMRQERENMAERLLQTERQYDNTLRLRQAEHEVEISKLLQDLASEREGHHSEVQEMLEQWEKEKAETEREHEKKLFDVKQEVATVQAQQEEERTRVENAKQEVLLEKEREKDALLETLLQTQGELREACQQLQQLRQEVEEQRENGQNITAELQAELQETQSKTEAVEKRHKGEIQTVKEEMNILLQQRDALQNQVEELTSQLAASEEPLKKEAVTLHQEVASLERRLESTEKQRKDVLQERDRLQALKEELVWEIKLLQESVTASETRATTATDRHHSLEQELHTTVSLLKIKNEELEMQREKIQVLQKEAAQGKALQENLTHVTAILSEREGEMKVYQEQMRVLEEQKEMHKTALDQVIKDVREKNQKIESQQEQIQELEKQQEEQRIAVSKMSKDLEERDQEIRSQQELIAELEKQREMQRTAVSKMSKELEEREQEIKFQEGKIMILEQHGASQVRNLQVDLDHMKGNLKEKNLELMSLTQQIQDLEMEREQVKSLHASLEHLRAALKDRESECESQRDQLSLLQQYKEEQEGYLQELHGKVEKMTLALSKKDQELESQQKQIQEAEEGMAMQLRTVRHQLEQTFEALKEKDRLLDVQKQQTRSYEEKTEERMSVLHRDLEYTTAILKEKDFMIESQKELIETFQKQEQDSQQQKEILQRLEGALKEKEQEIVSLRKQCEACKEQEEKHEAEQTNLQATKLTLKEREKTIGVLEEAISKLQQQKEEAAMQTKAILQKLEHAASSLEARDQEIVSLQEHVQDLRGQKELEGKQAKSLEQDLDKMSQVLKENHLEFLRQTEQMNMFRLREESMTVALTSCQKQVNLLEEVVRKREEDNETLMQQLQRQEEELKTLQNLQLRLTKKNEEVRHQREQEKLLEAALHEREQETKAQGEQEELDEERRALREDLRHVQQTLTKRDEEIKYQRDRVGYLEKTLAGREQELRRQSELLKQITSALRWKDGGETLQKQIQKLRKWEEEEAEKRRVLQERDRLLQRQKELTQQLEDERKAKGEELERAIAILKQTESGEMEWKEKAQALTLALTKSEMANGTLREEVAVLQSMVSERDTDRFHHQATAEGEQLSWLSEKRLLSQRLEHLQRAVARLEVEKTELKQLNAELRRTLEQVERERRRLKRYCSGRSLPDACGFSLSDQHKVPASRQESSHTRCSRRLAELQNQVRRRKALITSCWGCTHGHNSARCYSPRLVWLSGSEYTRRWKYPVRPICWPWPNTVIHLGLVSGLPKGGRGIGGNAENWNSPEKREYSKAVPLESHSPG